The stretch of DNA TCGGCGGAACAGTGTGTTTCTTCGAGAAGTAACTTTTATGACACGGAGGAGACGCAGAGATACACAGAGATTAATACCCAATGGAATCATCTATGACGTATTGCTGACGCATGAGGAGACGCAAAGGGTTGCGTCTCTACGGTTGACCATCCGACGTAGAGACGCAATCCTTTGCGTCTCACTCGCGTCAGCAATACGTCATAGCCAAGTCAAAATAGTATAAGTAAAATATTCTCTGCGAATCTCTGTGCGTCCTCTGTGTATCTCTGTGTCATAGCCAAATCTCTTACCCCACATGCAAACCACAGAAAAAGCCGTTTTTGACCTCACGGGCAAGGTTGCCATTATTACCGGAGCCAGCAAAGGCATTGGCGAAGACATTGCCCGGCTCTATGCCCGTTTCGGTGCCAAAGTCGTTGTCAGTAGCCGCAAGCAGGATGCCTGCGATGCCCTCGCAGACGATATCAGGGCGCAGGGGGGCGAGGCTATCGGCATTGCCGCTCACGTTGGCGACATGGCCCAATTACAGCAGTTGGTCGAAAAAACCATCGAAGCCTATGGCGGCATTGATATTCTGGTCAACAACGCGGCCTCGAACCCCGTTTTCGGCCCTTCTCTTGACTGCGACGGGTCGGCTTTCGACAAAATCATGCAGGCCAACGTGAAGGCTCCGTTCGAGTTGAGCAAACTGTGTTACCCCAGCATGAAAGCGCGGGGTGGCGGCAGCATCATCATGATGGGCAGCATTGCCGGTCACACCCCCGACCCCGGTTTGGGCATTTACAGCGTGAGCAAAGCCAGCCTGAACATGCTCACCAAAGTGCTGGCGAAAGAATGGGGCCCTGATGGCATCCGGGTAAACGCCATTTGTCCGGGCCTGATTAAAACCAAATTTTCGCAGGCACTCTGGCAGAACGAACAGATTCTGGAACACTTCACCCAGCGCATTCCTATTGCCCGCATGGGTACAACCGACGAGATTAGCCCGTTGGCTCTGTTGCTGGCTTCGGACGCGTCGTCGTACACCACCGGCAGTTTGTTCTACGCCGATGGCGGCACCGTGATTTGAGCCAATTCTGCGTTACTTTTGTTATGCCGGTAAACACACGAACCTATGCAATCGATCACGTATCATTTAGACGCCAGTGAACTCGATAACCGCCTGATAGATAGCATCAAATCGCTGTTCAAGCACGGGCGCGTAACAGTTACAGTTGAATTGGACGAGAAAGAAATTTCGAGTGATGCTATTTTAAAAAAAATACAGAAAAACCAGTCCGCATCGGTTAAATATGTATTCGAAGGTAATGAATTTGATAAGGTTGCAAACCAACTCCTCAACGACGAGGCCGTTGACCTTCAGCCTTACAGCCGCATTAATTCATGAGAACTGTTGAGTTTGTAGGCGATGCATTTGATGAGTTCGCTGACTGGGCAAGAACAGACAAGAAAGTTTATCAGCGCATTGTCCGATTAATCACCGAGTGCCGACGTACTCCCTTTGATGGTACGGGAAAGCCCGAAGCGTTGAGAGCAAATTTGTCGGGCTTCTGGTCACGGCGAATTACCGACGAGCACCGATTGATTTATCAGGTTACTCAGGATACGATTATAATCTACAGTCTCCTCGGGCATTACGAAGATTAAACCAGTATGATTCCGCTCAATGCTCGTGAAGTTTGGCTGCGTGGCCCGGTGCCGGGTATTCCGGGGCTGCTCCAGCCGGTGGCCCATGCGCTGTTGCAGGCCCGCGAAGAAGTGAACGCCCTGATGCACGATTTTCCTGATGCGCTGCTCCGCGAACGCCTGCCTTCGCCATCGGGCGAGCCTGTTGCATCGGTCGGTTTTCACCTGCAACACCTGTCGGGCGTTCTCGACCGGATGTGTACATACGCCCGTGGCGAAAGTCTGTCGCCCAGCCAGTTGAACGATTTGTCGATGGAAAGCAAGCCGGTAGGGTCGTTTATGACCACAGCGCAATTGCTGCGTCGGTTCGGTGAACAGATTGATAAAGCACTGGCGCAATTGAAAACAGTCGATGAAGCCACGCTGACCGAAGTGCGCGAAGTAGGCCGGGCTAAACTACCTTCTACGGTTATTGGCTTGTACGTCCACGCGGCAGAGCATACCATGCGGCACGTTGGTCAATTGTCCGTAACGGCGCGGCTGCTGAAACCAGAATAAGCTTTTCGTGTTGTAGGCGAGCATTAGCCCGTATTACTGCACGGCTACGATCTTAAACTCGGTTCGGCGGTTTTGCTGGTGTTCATCTTCCGAACAGGCAACTCCATCTACGCAACCATTCAGAATTT from Spirosoma montaniterrae encodes:
- a CDS encoding DinB family protein, whose translation is MIPLNAREVWLRGPVPGIPGLLQPVAHALLQAREEVNALMHDFPDALLRERLPSPSGEPVASVGFHLQHLSGVLDRMCTYARGESLSPSQLNDLSMESKPVGSFMTTAQLLRRFGEQIDKALAQLKTVDEATLTEVREVGRAKLPSTVIGLYVHAAEHTMRHVGQLSVTARLLKPE
- a CDS encoding Txe/YoeB family addiction module toxin — its product is MRTVEFVGDAFDEFADWARTDKKVYQRIVRLITECRRTPFDGTGKPEALRANLSGFWSRRITDEHRLIYQVTQDTIIIYSLLGHYED
- a CDS encoding glucose 1-dehydrogenase; the encoded protein is MQTTEKAVFDLTGKVAIITGASKGIGEDIARLYARFGAKVVVSSRKQDACDALADDIRAQGGEAIGIAAHVGDMAQLQQLVEKTIEAYGGIDILVNNAASNPVFGPSLDCDGSAFDKIMQANVKAPFELSKLCYPSMKARGGGSIIMMGSIAGHTPDPGLGIYSVSKASLNMLTKVLAKEWGPDGIRVNAICPGLIKTKFSQALWQNEQILEHFTQRIPIARMGTTDEISPLALLLASDASSYTTGSLFYADGGTVI